One window of Deltaproteobacteria bacterium genomic DNA carries:
- a CDS encoding anthranilate synthase component I family protein — MNMSEGEFLEYLKSFDIVPLYADFPCDTDTAISIYLKLKDYGACYLLESVEKSKRWGRYSFIGFDRLETFSFSIGEDEKPLSLLKDRYFSKKTLKLKELPRFFGGGVGYIGYDCASLWNKIALPSEDIYSLPDICLLFTKAVIIFDDFRKTFRIVYNAMQPQDYEKAEKMIDKILSLLRRPFSYDEGGGKSFPVSTLHREAFEEMVRKAKRYIEDGEIIQSVLAHHIVCSTDVSPFDIYRTLRRSNPSPYMFYIDFDSFKLIGSSPEVLVRLEGETIEISPIAGTRRRGKTKKEDEKLEKELLQDEKEKAEHLMLVDLARNDVGRVAEAGTVKVENFMYVEKFSKVMHIVSDIKAKIEKDKDMFDLFKSCFPAGTVSGAPKVRAMQIIASLEKTRRGPYAGSVGYFGYDGNMDMCITIRTIVWKENKAFVGVGAGIVYDSLPQREYEETMEKASACINALGEENDINDR; from the coding sequence TTGAATATGTCCGAAGGTGAATTTTTGGAATATCTAAAAAGTTTTGACATCGTCCCTTTATACGCAGATTTTCCCTGTGATACGGATACAGCTATATCTATTTATTTAAAACTCAAAGATTATGGGGCCTGCTACCTTTTAGAGAGTGTAGAGAAAAGTAAAAGATGGGGCAGGTATTCGTTTATAGGATTTGACAGATTGGAGACATTTTCCTTTAGCATTGGCGAAGATGAGAAGCCTTTGTCTTTGCTTAAAGATAGATATTTCTCCAAAAAAACACTCAAATTGAAGGAATTGCCTCGTTTTTTTGGGGGTGGCGTGGGGTATATAGGATATGATTGTGCTTCTTTATGGAATAAGATTGCCTTACCTTCAGAAGACATCTATTCCCTGCCGGACATTTGTCTTTTATTTACAAAGGCGGTTATCATATTTGATGATTTTCGTAAGACATTTCGCATAGTTTATAATGCAATGCAGCCTCAAGATTATGAAAAAGCAGAAAAGATGATAGATAAAATTCTGTCTCTCCTCCGCCGTCCGTTCTCTTACGATGAGGGGGGAGGCAAATCTTTTCCTGTATCCACTTTACACAGAGAAGCGTTTGAAGAGATGGTAAGAAAGGCAAAGAGGTATATAGAAGACGGCGAGATAATACAGTCTGTTTTGGCGCATCACATTGTATGTTCAACAGATGTGTCTCCTTTTGATATCTATCGGACTTTAAGGAGGAGTAATCCTTCTCCTTATATGTTTTACATTGATTTTGATTCTTTTAAACTCATCGGTTCATCTCCAGAAGTTCTGGTGAGATTGGAAGGAGAAACCATTGAAATCTCGCCTATTGCAGGTACTCGTCGCAGAGGCAAAACAAAAAAAGAGGATGAGAAACTGGAAAAAGAACTCCTTCAGGATGAGAAAGAAAAAGCTGAGCATTTGATGCTTGTTGATCTGGCAAGAAATGATGTGGGAAGAGTAGCGGAAGCAGGAACTGTAAAGGTAGAAAATTTCATGTATGTAGAGAAGTTTTCAAAGGTTATGCATATCGTTTCCGACATTAAAGCAAAAATAGAGAAAGATAAAGATATGTTTGATCTATTTAAATCCTGCTTTCCCGCAGGAACGGTGTCCGGTGCACCAAAGGTGAGAGCGATGCAAATAATTGCAAGCTTAGAAAAAACAAGAAGAGGTCCTTATGCCGGTAGTGTGGGTTACTTTGGATATGATGGGAATATGGATATGTGCATCACCATACGCACCATTGTGTGGAAAGAAAATAAGGCATTTGTGGGTGTGGGTGCAGGAATCGTTTATGATTCTCTTCCTCAAAGGGAATATGAAGAGACAATGGAGAAGGCATCCGCCTGCATCAATGCATTAGGAGAGGAAAATGATATTAATG
- a CDS encoding AbrB/MazE/SpoVT family DNA-binding domain-containing protein produces MPKVATKLRVSKKGQISIPKQVRNKLGIKPGDVVVFEQAEEGFVLKKKKTALDYVGYIKPKKEIDIDELIEEARIEEGVKRSLL; encoded by the coding sequence ATGCCAAAGGTTGCAACAAAGCTTCGTGTATCTAAAAAAGGTCAAATAAGCATCCCAAAGCAAGTTAGAAATAAATTGGGTATAAAACCGGGGGATGTGGTGGTTTTTGAGCAAGCAGAAGAAGGATTTGTGCTGAAAAAGAAAAAAACTGCACTTGATTATGTAGGATACATTAAACCCAAAAAAGAAATAGATATAGACGAACTGATAGAGGAAGCAAGGATAGAGGAAGGAGTTAAGAGATCTCTGCTATAG
- a CDS encoding PIN domain-containing protein, with translation MSLFIQRKHTKRVKELLEEFIKNKSVIFVPQQAIAETIYVLGNIHKIDDSIQKLSRVEKKEMIESLINTPKIKVEKELSIREALSLYCNLNIKFGDCLIYTTIKKNGIDTIATFDRDFDKLDISVVK, from the coding sequence TTGTCTTTATTTATACAAAGAAAACACACCAAAAGAGTAAAGGAACTATTGGAAGAATTTATAAAAAATAAAAGTGTAATCTTTGTCCCCCAACAGGCCATTGCTGAAACTATATATGTTCTGGGAAATATACACAAAATTGATGATTCTATTCAGAAATTATCAAGAGTAGAGAAAAAGGAAATGATAGAAAGTTTAATAAACACTCCTAAAATCAAGGTGGAGAAGGAACTCTCTATTAGAGAAGCTCTGAGCTTGTATTGCAACTTAAACATAAAATTTGGTGATTGCCTTATATATACAACAATCAAGAAAAACGGTATAGACACGATAGCCACTTTTGATAGAGATTTTGATAAGCTGGATATCAGTGTTGTAAAGTGA
- a CDS encoding type IV toxin-antitoxin system AbiEi family antitoxin domain-containing protein — MRNIDFLSKIAREKEIFTLDDVYKITGTNREYLRKILYRLGKIGLIERIERGKYMLIPLWGEKGKYTLHEFIIGSVIVSPYAISYWSALNYYGLTEQIPTTVFMQTTSWKKKQQMNIFGVKYKIVRVKKSKIFGIRKEWIEETQINITDKEKAIIDCLDKPQYCGGIIEVTKGLKNGKFNKDDLVKYAEKMSNSAILRRLGYLCDLLGITISIPEVNTRNYLYLDPTMPHKGEKNAKWRLIVNIDESVLGELE; from the coding sequence ATGAGAAATATTGATTTTTTATCTAAAATAGCCAGGGAAAAGGAAATATTCACCCTTGATGATGTTTATAAAATTACTGGAACAAACAGGGAATATCTCAGGAAGATTCTTTATAGACTGGGAAAAATAGGATTAATAGAGAGAATAGAAAGAGGTAAATATATGCTCATCCCTCTTTGGGGTGAGAAGGGAAAATACACTTTGCATGAATTCATAATCGGTTCTGTTATTGTGAGTCCTTATGCAATTTCCTACTGGAGTGCCTTAAATTACTATGGACTAACTGAACAAATACCAACAACGGTTTTTATGCAGACCACTTCGTGGAAAAAGAAACAACAGATGAACATTTTTGGCGTGAAATATAAGATTGTCAGAGTAAAAAAATCAAAAATTTTTGGCATAAGGAAGGAATGGATTGAAGAAACTCAAATAAATATCACGGATAAAGAGAAAGCTATAATTGATTGCCTTGATAAGCCTCAATACTGTGGAGGAATAATTGAAGTGACAAAGGGGCTGAAAAATGGAAAATTTAACAAGGATGATCTTGTCAAATATGCTGAAAAAATGAGCAATTCGGCAATCTTAAGGAGACTTGGCTATCTGTGCGACCTTTTAGGAATAACTATTTCTATCCCTGAAGTTAATACAAGAAACTACCTTTATCTTGACCCGACAATGCCACATAAGGGCGAGAAAAATGCAAAATGGAGATTAATTGTAAATATAGATGAAAGCGTCTTGGGAGAATTGGAATGA
- a CDS encoding tetratricopeptide repeat protein translates to MSKKRKKQKQMWTEIISQRIVFDISIAFVAGFLGGYGMRFLKKRKEKAREKSIEGYVKGISYIIDDETDKAIEELAKVVTDQPDLIDVYLSIGNLFRKRGELNRALIVHKSLLGRSHLSYEKKADIFTSIGVDYKKAGLYSRAEEAFKKALELNPLDKQAHKFLEEVYEDNKDWESLARWQKRFGSEDNVVAHLYTEWGKKLFADGDLDKAQEKLKKAFDSDESCVDACLWLGKVYMAKDKQKKAYEIWRKIAIEKPSFAYLVLENMENKEKLKGVVREMLIKNKTSIYALYFAARSYERIAEPSKALSLYRFLFFKRGFKGVYIAQRLLDVLSLLGKDNEDMQIIMKESLNYVGGREVKYVCTRCGFISSSCFWRCPQCKNWDTVKVEI, encoded by the coding sequence GTGAGCAAAAAGAGAAAGAAACAGAAGCAGATGTGGACTGAAATTATAAGTCAAAGAATTGTTTTTGATATTTCTATTGCCTTTGTAGCGGGCTTCCTTGGCGGCTATGGAATGAGATTTTTAAAGAAACGAAAGGAGAAGGCAAGAGAAAAGAGTATAGAGGGTTATGTAAAGGGAATAAGTTATATAATTGATGATGAGACGGATAAAGCTATAGAAGAATTGGCCAAGGTAGTGACAGATCAACCGGACTTGATAGATGTGTATTTGAGTATTGGCAACCTATTCAGGAAGAGGGGAGAGCTCAATAGAGCGCTTATTGTACATAAGAGTCTTTTAGGCAGATCTCACCTGAGTTATGAGAAAAAAGCGGACATTTTTACCAGTATAGGAGTGGATTATAAGAAAGCAGGATTATATAGTAGAGCAGAAGAAGCTTTCAAGAAGGCATTAGAACTAAACCCACTGGATAAACAGGCACACAAATTTTTAGAAGAGGTTTATGAGGACAATAAAGATTGGGAAAGTTTGGCAAGATGGCAAAAGAGATTTGGGTCAGAGGATAATGTGGTTGCTCATCTTTATACGGAATGGGGGAAGAAATTGTTTGCCGATGGTGATTTAGATAAAGCTCAGGAAAAGCTAAAAAAAGCCTTTGACAGTGATGAGAGCTGTGTGGATGCTTGTCTATGGTTGGGAAAAGTATATATGGCAAAAGATAAACAGAAAAAAGCATATGAGATATGGAGAAAAATAGCCATAGAGAAGCCGTCTTTTGCCTATCTTGTTTTAGAAAATATGGAAAATAAGGAGAAATTAAAAGGAGTAGTGAGGGAAATGCTTATTAAAAATAAAACCAGCATTTATGCTCTTTATTTCGCTGCTCGTTCCTATGAAAGAATTGCTGAACCTTCAAAGGCTTTAAGTTTATACCGCTTTTTATTTTTTAAGAGAGGGTTTAAGGGAGTGTATATTGCTCAAAGGTTGCTTGATGTGCTTTCACTGTTGGGAAAGGATAATGAAGATATGCAAATAATAATGAAGGAGAGTTTAAATTATGTCGGCGGCAGAGAAGTGAAATATGTTTGTACACGGTGCGGTTTTATTTCTTCTTCTTGTTTCTGGCGCTGTCCGCAATGTAAAAACTGGGATACGGTGAAAGTAGAAATTTAA
- a CDS encoding LapA family protein, translating into MKTLRVVILAIVVVFFIAFVLQNNENVEIRYFTVLSSPLPLWLVVFITLFVGLLIGWLFSYLSEVELRRSLKKKNKESEELKKEVEYLRNLPIVERSEQKEKETEADVD; encoded by the coding sequence ATGAAAACTTTAAGAGTTGTTATCCTGGCAATTGTGGTGGTTTTTTTCATTGCTTTTGTTTTACAAAACAATGAAAATGTAGAGATAAGATATTTTACTGTTTTATCCTCGCCTTTACCTTTGTGGTTGGTAGTATTTATTACTCTGTTTGTAGGTCTCCTTATAGGCTGGCTTTTTTCATACTTGAGTGAAGTGGAGTTAAGGAGATCATTAAAGAAAAAGAACAAAGAATCTGAAGAATTAAAAAAAGAGGTTGAGTATCTAAGAAATCTACCAATAGTGGAGAGGAGTGAGCAAAAAGAGAAAGAAACAGAAGCAGATGTGGACTGA
- a CDS encoding HIT domain-containing protein yields MDRLWAPWRIKYVLSIKDEKGCFLCSKLKENDDEKNHVIARGKYCFVVINIYPYNPGHLMVVPNRHTADITSLSSEEVAELYGFVRKAISVIDKSMQPDGYNIGMNLGKIAGAGVKDHMHIHIVPRWSSDTNFMPIISDTKVIAESNDEVYRQLKKFF; encoded by the coding sequence ATGGATAGATTATGGGCGCCGTGGAGAATTAAATATGTTTTGAGTATTAAAGATGAAAAGGGATGTTTTTTATGTAGTAAGTTAAAGGAAAATGATGATGAAAAAAATCATGTTATCGCCAGAGGGAAATACTGTTTTGTTGTTATCAATATTTATCCCTATAATCCAGGACATTTAATGGTGGTTCCCAACCGTCATACTGCGGATATTACTTCTCTGTCTTCAGAAGAAGTGGCAGAATTGTATGGATTTGTGAGGAAAGCTATCTCTGTCATAGATAAATCAATGCAACCCGACGGATACAATATTGGTATGAATTTGGGTAAAATTGCAGGAGCAGGAGTAAAAGATCACATGCATATTCATATTGTTCCTCGCTGGTCTTCGGATACCAATTTTATGCCTATTATCTCGGATACGAAGGTGATAGCAGAATCTAACGATGAGGTATATCGCCAGTTGAAGAAGTTTTTTTAA
- a CDS encoding phenylacetate--CoA ligase, producing the protein MMIWDKNETLPEEKIKKLQLDKLQYIVDYVYKRVPFYKKKLDKAGLKPSSIKTLNDLRLVPFTTKDDFRANYPFGLFAVPLKQVVRIHSSSGTTGKPIVVGYTQKDVEVWKNLVARFIVAGGVTAEDIAQVSFGYGLFTGGFGLHYGLEKVGVTVIPISSGNTKRQVMLMKDYGVTVLIGTPSYVLHIADVMKNEGINLKRDLKLRVGLFGAEPWTENMRKRIEIEFNIKAYDNYGLSEVIGPGVAGECFAQHGMHIFEDHFIAEIVDPKTGELLPEGECGELVLTTLTKEALPVLRYRTGDITRIYREKCSCGRTTIKMDKPIGRTDDMLIIRGVNIFPSQVEEVLCSIEGVSPHYQIVVDREGAMDVMEVWVEMTEKMFFDEMRKQRLLVERIRDELRSVLGMSVGVRLVEPGTVKRSEGKAKRVIDKRRI; encoded by the coding sequence ATGATGATCTGGGACAAGAATGAAACATTACCCGAAGAAAAGATAAAAAAGCTTCAATTGGATAAGTTACAATATATCGTAGATTATGTGTACAAAAGAGTGCCTTTTTATAAAAAGAAGTTGGATAAGGCAGGATTAAAACCATCAAGTATAAAAACATTAAATGACTTAAGGCTTGTTCCCTTTACTACAAAGGATGATTTTAGGGCAAACTATCCGTTTGGATTGTTTGCAGTGCCGTTAAAACAGGTAGTGCGTATTCATTCTTCATCAGGAACAACAGGCAAGCCTATTGTTGTGGGTTATACACAAAAAGATGTAGAGGTGTGGAAAAATTTAGTTGCTCGTTTTATAGTGGCAGGTGGGGTAACAGCAGAAGATATAGCGCAGGTTTCTTTCGGTTACGGTTTGTTTACAGGTGGATTTGGCTTGCATTACGGTTTGGAAAAGGTGGGGGTAACAGTGATTCCCATCTCCAGTGGCAATACAAAGAGACAGGTTATGCTGATGAAAGACTATGGTGTAACAGTGCTCATAGGGACACCATCTTATGTTTTACATATTGCGGATGTGATGAAGAATGAGGGGATTAATCTTAAAAGAGATCTAAAATTGCGGGTGGGCCTGTTTGGCGCAGAGCCGTGGACAGAAAATATGAGAAAAAGGATCGAGATAGAATTCAACATAAAGGCATACGATAATTATGGCCTGAGTGAGGTGATAGGACCGGGGGTAGCAGGAGAGTGTTTTGCTCAACATGGTATGCATATATTTGAAGATCATTTTATAGCAGAGATAGTGGATCCGAAGACAGGAGAACTTCTGCCCGAAGGGGAATGTGGAGAATTGGTGTTGACCACCTTAACGAAAGAAGCTTTACCAGTTTTAAGATACAGAACAGGTGATATAACCAGGATTTATAGGGAGAAATGTTCCTGCGGGCGAACAACGATCAAGATGGATAAACCCATAGGAAGAACAGATGATATGCTGATCATTAGAGGAGTGAATATCTTTCCTTCCCAGGTTGAGGAAGTCTTATGCAGTATAGAGGGAGTATCCCCTCATTACCAGATTGTAGTGGACAGAGAAGGAGCAATGGATGTGATGGAGGTCTGGGTGGAAATGACGGAAAAGATGTTTTTTGATGAGATGAGAAAACAAAGACTTTTAGTGGAGCGAATTAGAGATGAATTGCGTAGTGTTTTAGGGATGAGTGTGGGAGTGAGGTTAGTAGAACCTGGCACTGTAAAGCGTAGTGAGGGAAAGGCGAAAAGAGTGATAGATAAAAGGAGAATATGA
- a CDS encoding amino acid-binding protein: MCRITQLSVFIENKKGRFAHVVELLGEKDVNIRAMSLADTVDFGILRFVVDKPDVAYSILKENGLIVRKDEVLAMEVEDKPGGLAKLLQSITKQDLSVEYMYTFNNVLSGKAVMIFRFEDTVEAIERLKEIGVKLLPSDYFWGI, encoded by the coding sequence ATGTGTAGGATTACTCAGCTTTCTGTTTTTATTGAGAACAAGAAAGGTAGATTCGCTCATGTGGTGGAACTTTTGGGAGAGAAGGATGTAAATATCAGAGCAATGTCTTTAGCAGATACGGTGGATTTTGGTATTTTGCGATTTGTAGTGGATAAACCAGATGTAGCATATAGCATTCTTAAAGAAAATGGTTTGATTGTAAGAAAGGATGAAGTTTTGGCGATGGAAGTGGAGGATAAGCCTGGGGGATTAGCTAAGCTTCTTCAATCTATCACCAAACAGGATTTGAGTGTTGAGTATATGTACACATTTAATAATGTATTGAGCGGCAAGGCTGTAATGATATTTAGATTTGAAGATACGGTTGAGGCGATAGAAAGATTAAAGGAGATAGGCGTGAAATTGCTTCCTTCAGATTATTTTTGGGGGATATGA
- the typA gene encoding translational GTPase TypA, translating into METKNYALRNIAIIAHVDHGKTTLVDAMFKQSGIFRANEKVKECILDTLDLERERGITIMAKNTSVWYHSTKINIVDTPGHSDFSGEVERTLKMVDGVLLLVDAVEGPMPQTRFVLHKALEQKLTPIVVINKIDKKEARPQEVLNEIYDLFIDLDADEDLLAFPVIYAVGREGIAKTNLKDESKDLGPLFETIIKTIPAPKSLRTDTLQVLISNLSYDNYIGRLAIGRIFSGQIQSGKEIAIAKLNGDVQKAKIVKLFVFEGLKQQPVTQAGCGEIVAIAGIENIKIGETITQLADPVAMPPIIVDEPTLSMMFTVNKSPLAGEEGMFVTSQHLKERLRREALTNIAIKIESTDSHEAFKVSGRGELQLSILIETMRREGYEFEVSKPEIITKNINDVVHEPIEEILIDIPEPYTGMVIELMSKRRGKMLTMTNHGTGWVRLKFEVPTRGLIGFRSEFLTGTKGKGTFNVSFLRWDKWQGDIRYRQTGALVSDRSGNTTAYALHSLKDRGQFFIKPVTAVYKKMIVGERNRSKDLCINVCRPKKLTNVRAASSDEAIQLEPPRIMSLENCIEFVNEDELIEVTPKNVRMRKC; encoded by the coding sequence ATGGAAACAAAAAACTATGCTTTAAGAAATATTGCTATTATTGCCCATGTCGACCACGGCAAGACAACTCTGGTAGATGCTATGTTCAAACAATCTGGTATCTTCCGAGCAAATGAAAAGGTGAAGGAGTGCATTCTCGATACCTTAGACTTAGAAAGAGAACGAGGGATTACCATCATGGCCAAAAACACCTCAGTATGGTATCACAGTACAAAAATTAACATCGTAGATACGCCTGGCCATTCAGATTTTAGCGGTGAAGTAGAACGCACCTTAAAGATGGTGGATGGTGTTCTGCTGCTGGTAGATGCGGTGGAAGGTCCCATGCCTCAAACCCGCTTTGTTCTACACAAAGCTTTAGAACAAAAACTCACACCCATTGTGGTAATCAACAAAATAGACAAAAAAGAAGCTCGTCCCCAAGAAGTATTAAACGAGATCTACGACCTATTTATAGATTTAGATGCCGATGAAGACCTCCTTGCCTTTCCTGTGATCTATGCCGTTGGTCGTGAAGGTATAGCCAAAACAAACCTAAAAGATGAGAGCAAAGACTTAGGCCCTCTTTTCGAAACCATTATTAAAACTATTCCTGCTCCCAAGTCTCTGCGCACAGATACCCTACAAGTCCTGATTTCCAATTTAAGTTATGATAATTACATCGGACGGCTGGCAATCGGACGTATCTTTTCAGGACAAATTCAGTCAGGCAAAGAGATAGCCATTGCCAAGCTCAATGGAGATGTGCAAAAAGCAAAGATCGTTAAACTCTTCGTGTTTGAAGGCTTAAAACAACAACCTGTTACTCAAGCCGGTTGTGGAGAAATAGTAGCTATTGCTGGCATAGAAAACATTAAAATCGGAGAAACAATTACCCAATTAGCAGATCCTGTTGCCATGCCCCCCATCATTGTGGATGAACCTACTCTCAGTATGATGTTTACCGTTAATAAATCCCCTCTTGCCGGTGAAGAAGGCATGTTTGTCACCTCACAGCATTTAAAAGAAAGACTTCGTCGTGAGGCGCTGACCAATATTGCCATAAAGATAGAATCCACAGATTCCCATGAGGCATTTAAGGTATCAGGACGCGGAGAACTCCAACTCTCCATTCTTATTGAAACCATGCGTCGAGAAGGCTATGAATTTGAAGTTTCAAAACCAGAAATAATCACGAAGAATATAAACGATGTTGTCCATGAACCCATCGAAGAAATCCTGATAGATATCCCTGAGCCATACACAGGTATGGTGATTGAATTAATGAGCAAAAGGCGAGGAAAAATGCTAACTATGACAAATCATGGCACTGGATGGGTGCGTTTAAAATTCGAAGTACCAACACGAGGGTTAATCGGCTTCCGATCTGAATTTCTCACTGGCACCAAAGGAAAGGGAACCTTTAATGTAAGCTTTCTCCGATGGGATAAATGGCAGGGAGATATTCGCTATCGACAAACCGGAGCTCTGGTATCTGACCGCAGTGGCAATACCACTGCCTATGCTCTTCACAGCCTTAAAGACAGAGGCCAATTTTTTATCAAGCCAGTTACAGCCGTTTATAAAAAAATGATCGTTGGTGAACGAAATCGCAGCAAAGACCTCTGCATCAATGTATGCCGTCCTAAAAAATTGACCAATGTCCGGGCAGCCAGTTCCGACGAAGCCATTCAATTAGAACCCCCCCGAATCATGAGCCTGGAAAACTGCATAGAATTTGTCAATGAAGATGAGTTAATAGAAGTTACCCCAAAAAATGTCAGAATGCGTAAGTGCTAA
- the hflK gene encoding FtsH protease activity modulator HflK, giving the protein MEWDTERPPSVKETINRFKSKFNLKLPGISIIIIIIVVIWILSGIYTVAPNEVGVMKRFGKFVYTTTPGVHYHFPYPIESVLKVKVDEVKKMEIGYMTVSMGPPARYRDIPEESLMLTGDENIVSIQFILQYKIKDAIKYLFNVRNVRETVKDAAEAAMREVVGKINIDEVLTVKKFQVQQDVKNLTQRILDSYKTGVLIQVVQLQDVHPPKSVIEAFRDVASAKEDKVKIINESEGYRNDILPKAKGGASRIVNEALAYKEAKIKGAKGDTSRFIQILKEYRKAKDITKTRLYIETMEEVLPSVKKIIIEDKTGKNVLPILPLEGMKGLPEKQIEEKR; this is encoded by the coding sequence ATGGAGTGGGACACTGAACGCCCGCCGTCTGTAAAAGAAACCATTAACCGTTTCAAGAGTAAATTCAATCTAAAATTGCCCGGCATTTCTATTATTATCATAATAATTGTTGTCATCTGGATTCTTTCAGGAATTTATACCGTAGCTCCCAATGAGGTTGGAGTGATGAAACGGTTTGGTAAATTTGTATATACCACCACACCAGGGGTTCATTATCATTTTCCCTATCCCATAGAATCAGTTTTAAAAGTAAAGGTGGATGAAGTTAAAAAAATGGAAATAGGTTACATGACTGTCTCTATGGGTCCACCTGCTCGTTATAGAGATATACCAGAGGAATCTTTAATGCTGACCGGAGATGAAAACATAGTAAGCATACAATTCATCTTGCAGTATAAAATAAAAGATGCCATCAAGTATCTGTTCAATGTGAGGAATGTTAGAGAAACTGTAAAAGATGCGGCAGAAGCAGCGATGAGAGAGGTGGTAGGAAAAATTAATATAGACGAAGTTCTCACTGTTAAAAAGTTCCAGGTTCAGCAGGATGTTAAAAACTTAACTCAAAGGATATTAGACAGCTATAAAACAGGAGTACTTATACAGGTAGTTCAGCTGCAGGATGTTCATCCTCCGAAATCAGTCATAGAAGCATTCAGGGATGTAGCATCAGCCAAAGAAGATAAAGTCAAAATTATAAATGAATCTGAAGGATATAGAAATGACATTCTGCCTAAAGCCAAGGGTGGTGCATCCAGGATAGTAAATGAAGCTCTCGCATACAAAGAAGCAAAAATCAAAGGTGCAAAGGGTGATACCAGCAGATTCATTCAAATCCTAAAGGAGTATCGAAAAGCCAAGGATATCACCAAAACACGCCTGTATATAGAAACTATGGAAGAGGTTCTACCTTCCGTTAAAAAGATAATCATAGAAGACAAAACGGGGAAAAATGTCCTCCCTATCCTTCCCCTGGAAGGAATGAAAGGACTACCCGAGAAGCAGATTGAGGAGAAACGATGA
- the hflC gene encoding protease modulator HflC, with amino-acid sequence MKGKLSIIVIAIIIVLLIVVSSSLYSVDQTKQAIVVQLGKPVGGIKAPGLHVKTPFIQQVIYFDKRLLVYDSPPTEIITSDKKNLIIDNYSKWYIEDPLQFYKSVKNEAGAQARLDDIVYAQLRVEMGKHTLSEIVSKFRNQIMVTVTKKCDMIGKSYGIRITDVRIKRADLPEQNEQHVFERMRAERSREAKRYRSEGEEEALKIRAGADKERTIILAEAERKAEVLKGEGDAVAFKIYAEAYSQDPEFYAFTRSLEAYKNSLKDNMTLVAAPDSQFLKYLLPKKK; translated from the coding sequence ATGAAGGGGAAACTGAGTATTATAGTTATAGCAATTATCATTGTCTTATTAATCGTTGTTAGCAGCTCTTTATATAGCGTTGACCAAACCAAACAAGCTATAGTCGTTCAGCTTGGCAAACCCGTAGGTGGCATTAAAGCTCCGGGTCTTCATGTTAAAACACCCTTCATTCAGCAAGTTATATATTTTGATAAGCGCCTTTTAGTTTATGATTCTCCACCTACTGAAATTATAACCAGTGACAAGAAAAATCTCATTATAGATAACTATTCAAAATGGTACATAGAAGATCCTCTCCAATTCTATAAAAGCGTGAAAAATGAAGCAGGAGCTCAAGCCCGATTAGATGATATCGTATATGCTCAGCTGAGGGTTGAAATGGGAAAACACACCCTTTCCGAAATTGTGTCCAAGTTTAGAAATCAGATTATGGTAACGGTAACCAAAAAATGCGATATGATTGGCAAATCCTATGGGATTAGAATTACGGATGTCCGCATCAAAAGGGCTGACCTGCCTGAACAGAATGAACAACATGTCTTTGAGAGAATGAGGGCGGAAAGATCCAGAGAGGCAAAGAGATACCGGTCTGAAGGAGAAGAGGAGGCACTTAAAATCAGGGCAGGTGCAGATAAAGAAAGAACTATTATATTGGCAGAAGCCGAAAGAAAAGCAGAAGTATTAAAGGGCGAAGGTGATGCAGTAGCCTTTAAGATTTATGCCGAAGCCTATAGTCAAGACCCTGAATTTTATGCATTTACAAGAAGCCTGGAAGCCTATAAAAATTCCTTGAAAGACAACATGACGCTTGTGGCAGCACCAGATTCTCAATTCCTCAAATACCTTCTGCCTAAGAAAAAATAA